In Rhinopithecus roxellana isolate Shanxi Qingling chromosome 16, ASM756505v1, whole genome shotgun sequence, a single genomic region encodes these proteins:
- the PTGES gene encoding prostaglandin E synthase, whose protein sequence is MTGCSSVELITPTVELCWPEMPAHSLAMSSPALPAFLLCSTLLVIKMYVVAIITGQVRLRKKAFANPEDALRHGGPQYCRSDPDVERCLRAHRNDMETIYPFLFLGFVYSFLGPNPFVAWMHFLVFLLGRVVHTVAYLGKLRAPIRSVTYTLAQLPCASMALQILWEAARHL, encoded by the exons atgacag GCTGCTCCTCCGTCGAGCTGATCACACCCACAGTTGAGCTGTGCTGGCCAGAGATGCCTGCCCACAGCCTGGCAATGAGCAGCCCGGCCCTCCCGGCCTTCCTGCTCTGCAGCACGCTGCTGGTCATCAAGATGTACGTGGTGGCCATCATCACGGGCCAAGTGAGGCTGCGGAAGAAG GCCTTTGCCAATCCCGAGGATGCCCTGAGACACGGAGGCCCCCAGTATTGCCGGAGCGACCCCGATGTGGAGCGCTGCCTCAG GGCCCACCGGAATGACATGGAGACCATCTACCCCTTCCTTTTTCTGGGCTTCGTCTACTCCTTTCTGGGTCCTAACCCTTTTGTCGCCTGGATGCACTTCCTGGTCTTCCTCCTGGGCCGTGTGGTGCACACCGTGGCCTACCTGGGGAAGCTGCGGGCACCCATCCGCTCTGTGACCTACACCCTGGCCCAGCTCCCCTGTGCCTCCATGGCTCTGCAGATCCTCTGGGAAGCGGCCCGCCACCTGTGA